From one Butyricimonas faecihominis genomic stretch:
- a CDS encoding SusC/RagA family TonB-linked outer membrane protein: MRLAYILMVGLVVLVPTSVSAQGKMVSLDIRSETLSGVLMKIKDQTGVNILYNENVLRDVPCKDMKLEKVTVEDALNRIFEGTRFSYEVSRGVIVVRERKANESQQKSVKMSGVVTDEKGEPLPGVTVLIKGTSIGAATDIDGKFSFSIPAGKHTLQFSMVGMESKEIMVDGNKEMAKLTVVLKPAENELEDVVVTGIFKKSRESFTGAVSTITEKELKSFRGRNLLSTLKNIDPTFNIIEDNTYGSDPNHLPEVQIRGTSSLPTVEDLKNETKTSSLNTPLIILDGFEISLQRMLDLNDEDISSVTLLKDGSATAIYGSRGANGVVVIESKRPEVGKLRLSYRGSLNVEIPDLTDYDLLDAREKLQLEVDAGLYEGNFSNETMRLQERYTKVKEAVESGVDTYWLSKPLRTGVGHKHNLRLEGGGEGGFRYSASVQYNDVKGVMKGSNRETFNGNVDLVYELGSLLFRNSLEVGLSESNESSYGSFDQYVKLNPYWTGVDENGKVVKELEETNDLFNPGPANPLYDATLDLVNQTTTTTITDNFAIEWRPLKNMTLRSRIGLTKTLSNGDNFKPAEHSDFKDYTDDQIFRKGKYIYSSDKGFSYDWDITLSYSKTFGDKHELYAGLNYNLAQSESKSYTFTMEGFPQANLKMLSMALQYEKDGKPSGSESVKRRLGVTGNVNYIYDKRYFADISYRVDGASDFGSDKRFAPFYSFGLGWNINQEKFMEGIAWLDRLKLRASYAVTGAVNFSAYQALASYEYFTGDRYRYWFGSELMGLANEDLTWQQTDKWNVGLELAFLNNRLRVTADYYRNTTDNLLSEMYLPLANGFSSYTANIGEVRNTGVELSASGFLIRNTEKNIIWSLSASMIHEKNEIVKISDALKAENEELEAAGGSNPNFLYREGEALRTLYVVPSLGIDPSTGKELYVNRFGELTYVWDARDKQACGVQDPKFRGNINTMFTWKDLSVNLSFAYRFGGYAYNSTLIDRVENADVKYNVDRRVYKDRWREPGDHTFFKDVKDKTATQMTSRFVQKENTLECQSAQVKYDFSQNWIKQYLGMQHFSVAFNMDNLFRISTIKQERGIAYPFSRRFSFSLSAIF, encoded by the coding sequence ATGCGTTTAGCTTATATCCTGATGGTTGGGCTGGTTGTTTTAGTTCCAACCTCGGTAAGTGCGCAAGGCAAAATGGTTTCTTTGGACATCAGGTCGGAGACGCTAAGTGGCGTGTTGATGAAGATCAAAGATCAGACAGGGGTAAATATCCTTTATAATGAAAATGTACTGAGAGATGTTCCTTGTAAGGATATGAAGTTGGAAAAAGTTACGGTGGAAGATGCGCTGAATCGAATTTTTGAAGGAACACGTTTCAGTTATGAGGTAAGTCGGGGTGTAATTGTGGTAAGAGAGCGGAAAGCTAATGAATCCCAACAAAAATCCGTGAAGATGTCCGGGGTGGTCACTGATGAAAAAGGAGAGCCTTTACCGGGTGTGACCGTGTTGATAAAAGGAACTTCTATTGGTGCCGCGACAGATATCGATGGGAAATTCTCCTTTTCAATTCCGGCAGGGAAACACACGTTGCAGTTTTCCATGGTTGGAATGGAATCTAAAGAAATTATGGTTGATGGTAACAAAGAGATGGCAAAACTTACAGTTGTGTTAAAACCTGCTGAGAATGAGTTGGAAGATGTTGTCGTGACTGGTATTTTTAAAAAATCACGGGAAAGTTTTACGGGTGCGGTTTCAACAATTACAGAAAAAGAACTAAAATCATTTAGAGGACGTAATTTGTTATCAACGCTGAAGAATATTGATCCGACATTTAATATCATTGAGGACAATACGTATGGGTCGGACCCGAATCATTTACCGGAAGTGCAAATTCGTGGAACGTCAAGTTTGCCTACCGTAGAAGACTTAAAAAACGAAACGAAGACAAGTAGTTTGAACACACCTTTAATCATTTTGGATGGTTTTGAAATCTCGTTACAGCGAATGCTGGATTTGAATGATGAGGATATTAGTTCAGTGACGTTATTAAAGGATGGATCCGCAACGGCTATTTATGGTTCCCGTGGAGCCAATGGGGTTGTTGTGATTGAATCTAAGCGTCCAGAAGTCGGAAAATTGCGTTTGTCTTATCGGGGAAGTCTGAACGTGGAGATCCCGGATCTGACAGATTATGATTTGCTGGATGCACGGGAAAAATTACAATTGGAGGTAGATGCAGGACTTTATGAAGGAAATTTTTCTAACGAGACGATGCGTTTACAAGAACGTTATACGAAAGTGAAAGAGGCCGTGGAGAGCGGGGTTGATACCTACTGGTTATCCAAGCCTTTGCGTACAGGAGTTGGTCACAAACACAATCTTCGTTTAGAAGGAGGTGGGGAAGGTGGTTTCCGTTATTCCGCATCTGTACAGTATAATGATGTTAAGGGTGTAATGAAAGGCTCTAACCGTGAAACTTTCAACGGGAATGTAGATTTGGTTTATGAATTGGGATCTTTATTATTCCGAAATAGTCTGGAGGTAGGATTAAGTGAATCCAATGAATCTTCTTATGGTTCATTTGACCAATACGTGAAATTAAATCCTTACTGGACGGGGGTAGACGAAAACGGGAAAGTTGTAAAAGAATTGGAAGAGACAAACGATTTGTTCAATCCTGGACCGGCTAATCCCTTGTACGATGCAACATTGGATTTGGTAAATCAAACAACGACAACAACGATTACAGATAACTTTGCTATTGAGTGGAGACCGTTGAAAAATATGACGTTACGTTCACGAATCGGATTGACCAAAACATTAAGTAACGGGGATAATTTCAAACCGGCGGAGCATTCTGATTTTAAAGATTACACGGATGATCAGATTTTCAGAAAAGGAAAGTACATCTATTCTTCTGATAAAGGATTTAGTTATGATTGGGATATAACGTTGAGTTATTCAAAAACTTTTGGCGATAAACATGAGTTGTATGCCGGGTTGAACTATAATCTAGCTCAGTCAGAATCAAAATCTTATACTTTCACGATGGAAGGATTTCCACAGGCAAATCTGAAAATGTTGTCAATGGCCTTACAGTATGAAAAGGATGGAAAACCATCGGGGTCAGAATCTGTAAAAAGGCGTCTTGGGGTTACTGGAAACGTGAACTACATCTATGATAAACGTTATTTTGCTGATATTTCTTATCGTGTTGACGGGGCTTCGGATTTTGGTAGTGATAAACGGTTTGCTCCTTTTTATTCCTTTGGTTTAGGTTGGAATATTAATCAAGAGAAATTTATGGAAGGGATTGCTTGGTTGGACCGTTTAAAATTACGTGCATCCTATGCTGTGACGGGAGCTGTAAATTTTAGTGCTTATCAGGCATTAGCCAGTTATGAGTATTTTACGGGTGATCGCTATCGGTATTGGTTTGGTAGTGAATTGATGGGATTGGCAAATGAGGATTTGACATGGCAGCAAACTGACAAATGGAATGTGGGACTTGAATTGGCTTTCTTGAATAACCGTTTGAGAGTAACGGCTGATTATTATCGAAATACAACAGATAATTTGTTGTCAGAGATGTATCTCCCGTTAGCGAATGGATTCTCTAGTTATACCGCAAATATTGGTGAAGTGAGAAATACCGGGGTGGAATTGTCAGCATCGGGATTCTTGATTCGGAATACGGAGAAAAATATAATTTGGTCCTTATCTGCTAGCATGATTCATGAAAAGAATGAAATCGTGAAGATTTCGGATGCTTTGAAGGCAGAAAACGAAGAATTGGAAGCAGCTGGAGGTTCAAATCCGAACTTCCTTTATCGGGAAGGGGAGGCATTACGTACGCTATATGTGGTTCCTTCGTTGGGAATCGACCCGAGTACGGGTAAAGAATTGTATGTGAATCGTTTTGGCGAATTGACTTATGTATGGGATGCTCGTGATAAACAGGCCTGTGGGGTGCAGGATCCCAAATTCCGGGGAAATATCAATACCATGTTTACTTGGAAGGATCTTAGCGTGAATCTTTCGTTTGCTTACCGTTTTGGTGGATATGCTTATAATTCGACATTAATTGATCGGGTTGAAAATGCAGATGTAAAATATAATGTTGATCGTAGGGTATATAAGGATCGTTGGAGAGAACCGGGAGACCATACCTTTTTCAAGGACGTGAAAGATAAGACTGCGACACAAATGACTTCTCGTTTTGTACAGAAAGAAAATACGTTGGAATGCCAAAGTGCGCAAGTAAAATATGATTTTTCTCAGAATTGGATAAAACAATATTTGGGAATGCAGCATTTTTCAGTTGCATTTAATATGGATAATTTATTCCGGATATCAACAATCAAACAAGAACGTGGTATTGCATATCCGTTTTCCCGTAGATTTAGTTTTTCTCTTTCTGCAATTTTTTAA
- a CDS encoding RagB/SusD family nutrient uptake outer membrane protein, with amino-acid sequence MKRIIYYILSGCLLLGTGCSNWLDVKPSTRVEQEEMFSTEDGFKNTLTGVYIKLKSNSLYGKTLTMELTEYLAQHWKSNASELSGYISAYDYENSNVQSIIDGVYTDFYNAIVNVNNLLDFVDNGVLSEDMYKLIKGEALGLRAFCHLDLLRLYGPIPGKQTDKKILSYAREVSRQNMPVNTWAEYIAFLEKDLNEAETLLEEVEKKGIDDDYFTYRQNRMNYWAVMAVKARFYLWIQNKEKAAEYAKKVIDGVGEQFKLSQPENFTNKDYIASSEHLFSVHVYDLEDITETFIYRSGGVEQTKSLIAELFEGDVTDVRGDGKLWQQLQGVTTGNRYVLMKYKQSEAQVATREQIPLVRLYEMYLIAIECSDNSAVYQPLINQLLTARSISLDMDNAGVDQKNQFVSMEYHKEFYGEGQAFYQYKRRNDEMIMWSNTPGSTSVYVLPVPKSEIKYEE; translated from the coding sequence ATGAAAAGAATTATATATTATATACTTAGTGGTTGTCTCCTGTTGGGAACGGGATGCAGTAACTGGTTGGATGTGAAACCGTCGACCCGGGTGGAACAGGAAGAAATGTTTTCTACTGAAGATGGTTTTAAAAATACATTGACAGGGGTTTATATCAAGCTGAAGAGTAATTCTCTTTACGGGAAAACTTTGACCATGGAGTTGACCGAATATCTGGCACAACATTGGAAATCGAATGCTTCGGAATTATCCGGGTATATCAGTGCTTACGATTATGAAAATAGTAACGTCCAATCCATAATTGATGGGGTGTATACAGATTTTTATAATGCAATTGTTAATGTCAATAACCTTTTGGATTTTGTTGATAATGGTGTCTTGTCGGAAGATATGTATAAACTGATCAAGGGAGAGGCATTAGGATTAAGAGCTTTTTGTCATTTGGATTTGTTGCGGTTGTATGGTCCGATTCCGGGAAAACAGACAGATAAGAAGATCTTGTCTTATGCGAGAGAGGTATCCCGGCAGAATATGCCCGTGAATACATGGGCAGAGTATATCGCTTTTTTGGAAAAAGATTTAAATGAGGCAGAGACCTTATTAGAAGAGGTAGAGAAAAAAGGGATAGATGATGATTATTTTACTTATCGTCAGAATCGGATGAATTACTGGGCTGTCATGGCAGTGAAGGCACGTTTTTATTTGTGGATTCAAAACAAAGAGAAAGCGGCAGAATATGCGAAGAAAGTGATTGACGGGGTAGGAGAGCAGTTTAAGTTAAGTCAGCCTGAGAATTTTACAAACAAGGACTATATTGCTAGCTCTGAACACTTGTTTTCTGTGCATGTATACGATTTGGAAGATATTACAGAAACATTTATTTATCGTTCCGGGGGTGTTGAACAGACAAAAAGTTTAATTGCAGAATTATTTGAGGGAGATGTTACGGACGTTCGGGGTGATGGGAAATTGTGGCAGCAGTTACAGGGAGTAACTACCGGAAACCGTTACGTCTTGATGAAATACAAACAGAGTGAGGCTCAGGTTGCTACACGGGAGCAGATACCTCTTGTCAGATTATATGAAATGTATCTGATTGCTATTGAATGTAGTGATAATTCTGCGGTTTATCAACCATTGATTAATCAGTTATTAACAGCACGAAGTATATCTTTGGATATGGATAATGCTGGGGTAGATCAAAAGAATCAGTTTGTTTCCATGGAGTATCACAAAGAGTTCTACGGGGAAGGGCAAGCGTTCTATCAATATAAACGTCGGAATGATGAAATGATCATGTGGTCAAACACGCCGGGAAGTACAAGCGTGTACGTGTTGCCAGTGCCTAAGAGTGAAATTAAATATGAAGAATAA
- a CDS encoding DUF4843 domain-containing protein — MKLRYLLGITLAVGLCGGCSSDYMNFKGGNFVQFSSSLDEVYTFAYFSSDKEIDTLNIGIMSVGEVVDYPRTIRFEQVTKEWEYTYDTEDPSKVVDSVYVDMKYPAKEGVHFEAFGGENHELVLPANQNGVTVKIVVKREDESLQENARKLELRLLPSDDFETGVPKYVVKKITISDKLERPTVWKDTDYDCATYLGNWSEVKHRFMINATGEKWDNDCIKLYIKAGPTAEGLYLLKKIKKELEKYNADPANNPPLMDENGHEVVFP; from the coding sequence ATGAAACTAAGATATTTATTAGGAATAACACTTGCCGTGGGATTGTGCGGTGGTTGTTCATCAGATTATATGAATTTCAAAGGAGGAAATTTTGTCCAGTTTTCTTCGTCATTAGATGAGGTGTATACCTTTGCTTACTTTTCAAGTGATAAAGAAATCGACACGTTGAATATTGGAATCATGTCTGTTGGAGAAGTTGTGGATTATCCGCGGACGATTCGTTTTGAGCAGGTGACAAAAGAGTGGGAATATACTTACGATACAGAAGATCCCAGTAAGGTGGTAGACTCTGTTTATGTGGATATGAAGTATCCGGCAAAGGAAGGAGTGCATTTTGAGGCCTTTGGTGGGGAAAATCATGAGTTGGTTTTACCGGCTAACCAGAATGGAGTCACCGTGAAGATTGTTGTGAAGCGTGAGGATGAAAGTTTGCAGGAGAATGCTCGTAAATTGGAGTTGCGTTTGTTGCCTTCTGATGATTTCGAGACCGGAGTACCTAAATACGTTGTAAAAAAGATCACGATTTCCGATAAATTGGAGCGTCCGACAGTTTGGAAAGACACTGATTATGATTGTGCAACTTATTTAGGAAATTGGTCGGAGGTAAAACATCGTTTTATGATCAATGCCACGGGTGAAAAATGGGATAATGATTGTATAAAGCTTTATATTAAAGCGGGACCAACGGCTGAAGGTTTATATCTTTTGAAAAAGATAAAAAAAGAATTAGAAAAGTATAATGCAGACCCGGCTAACAATCCTCCTTTGATGGATGAAAATGGTCATGAAGTGGTATTCCCTTAA
- a CDS encoding PKD-like family lipoprotein yields the protein MRNLYLFLLILLPLFCISCYDDKGNYDYHALNQAEVAGIDSMYTAIFMEKLVITPTIQSEDKERVYDYIWMCYDKNDFRKSIDTLSLEKDLDYTVSLSLSSYQLIFAYRDRETEITKYVYSSLSVESQNSRGWYVLKEKEGGTDLDFFWKGKENTDLLQQTQGKMLTGKPRSLGFVGNYTWANEEEDKVETGNQCLLLASEGDVSLVRISDMKQLGDFNSLFFENAPTVAPQKWYEGSEESGFINDGYLYTYSGYDDAFGLNKLSYPKEGDYKLSSVFTKNGTMSPLLFDLKSGQFCTSARNVTSLSYFKNDENSAYSLAYPDMEPIYAGFLDEGMWEGGKGYVVMNNKKDGSRAIFYFDLKCLVNFENDYLKNRITDIQTVEAGSKLAAASCFGMHRKDQMLYFGVNDKLYYYDLVNKKEQEVVRDNGSLAIPSGENIVLIKHWIFDYTDYMDETITDKINKLAVATSDGNNYKLYLFEITANKLKDNPEVYNGTGIPSEVMYMSPYMNNVYMCY from the coding sequence ATGAGAAATTTATATTTATTTTTATTGATATTACTTCCCTTGTTTTGTATTTCTTGTTATGACGACAAGGGGAATTATGACTATCATGCTTTAAATCAAGCTGAAGTAGCGGGTATTGATAGTATGTACACGGCTATTTTTATGGAAAAGTTGGTTATTACTCCGACGATTCAATCTGAGGATAAAGAACGGGTATACGATTATATATGGATGTGTTATGATAAGAATGATTTCAGGAAAAGTATAGATACTTTGTCTTTAGAGAAAGATTTGGATTATACGGTTTCGTTGTCATTGTCTTCCTATCAGTTGATTTTTGCGTACCGTGACCGGGAAACTGAAATAACGAAGTATGTATATTCTAGTTTGAGCGTGGAATCGCAAAATTCCAGAGGTTGGTATGTATTGAAGGAGAAAGAAGGGGGTACTGATCTTGATTTCTTCTGGAAAGGAAAAGAGAATACGGATTTGTTACAACAAACACAGGGAAAAATGTTGACAGGAAAGCCTCGATCTTTGGGATTTGTGGGTAATTATACATGGGCGAATGAAGAGGAGGATAAAGTAGAAACAGGTAATCAATGCCTTTTATTGGCTTCGGAAGGAGATGTTTCATTGGTGCGGATTTCGGATATGAAACAGCTGGGTGATTTTAATTCACTATTCTTTGAAAATGCGCCAACTGTTGCTCCACAGAAATGGTATGAGGGATCGGAAGAAAGTGGCTTTATCAATGATGGATATCTATATACCTATTCAGGATATGATGATGCTTTTGGTCTGAATAAATTGTCGTACCCGAAAGAGGGAGATTATAAATTATCGAGTGTCTTTACGAAAAATGGTACAATGTCTCCTTTGCTATTTGACTTGAAATCAGGACAATTTTGTACATCGGCAAGGAATGTTACTTCTCTTTCTTATTTTAAAAATGATGAAAATTCTGCCTATTCTCTTGCTTATCCGGATATGGAACCTATTTATGCCGGATTTTTGGATGAAGGAATGTGGGAAGGAGGTAAAGGGTATGTGGTGATGAATAATAAAAAGGATGGTAGCCGTGCTATATTTTATTTTGATCTGAAATGTTTGGTTAATTTCGAAAATGATTACTTGAAAAATAGAATCACAGATATACAGACTGTAGAGGCTGGAAGTAAATTAGCTGCGGCAAGCTGTTTCGGGATGCATCGTAAAGATCAAATGCTTTATTTTGGAGTAAATGATAAGTTATATTATTATGATTTAGTCAATAAAAAAGAACAGGAGGTTGTACGGGATAACGGTTCCTTGGCTATTCCAAGTGGAGAAAATATAGTGTTGATAAAACACTGGATATTTGATTATACTGATTATATGGATGAGACAATTACTGATAAAATAAATAAATTGGCAGTAGCTACCAGTGATGGGAATAATTACAAATTGTATTTATTTGAAATTACAGCAAATAAATTGAAAGATAACCCAGAAGTGTATAATGGAACAGGAATTCCATCCGAAGTAATGTACATGAGTCCATATATGAATAATGTTTATATGTGTTATTAA
- a CDS encoding TlpA family protein disulfide reductase: MIRLLYFLFCILQVGSLQAEGFATVKGRVSGEQQPLNIQLMRVENGVPVEYAGTSIASGGSFAFMLEPEENQPYYYLYDGKGYCRLYLQAGVETEVVWEDQNFRVIQSGNEENRLLETWREMERELKGDQKSDTYGAFFPRFESVRKNVNNWLSEVERILPNYVTELKEIVELDLLNHFVMYVAKRQQNYESEEQESAYYQQIMKSFPEKDSRSLKQPYGMELLNNYFTYKQTFIFRDREYTMEERLAELNVPELKAEYILAKIPTTDYRRYCEYERYYMPLLPESYRQRMRHLQERPVSILQPGELAPNLMYPDTNGQLHSMADFKGKYKYIDIWATWCVPCKKEIPSLQSLEKELEGQDIVFISISIDKNRKAWKDFVRVRQLGGTQLWAGDWTELPHELKLGSVPRFMLIDPEGRWVDVNASRPSDPKLKEILKKLLGK, encoded by the coding sequence ATGATCAGATTATTATATTTTCTCTTTTGTATTTTGCAGGTGGGAAGCCTTCAGGCTGAAGGTTTTGCCACAGTAAAAGGACGTGTATCGGGAGAGCAGCAACCTTTGAATATACAATTGATGAGAGTAGAAAATGGAGTACCGGTAGAATATGCCGGTACTTCCATTGCTTCCGGGGGAAGTTTTGCTTTCATGTTGGAGCCGGAAGAAAATCAACCTTATTATTATTTGTATGATGGGAAGGGGTATTGTCGGCTTTATCTGCAGGCTGGTGTGGAAACAGAGGTTGTGTGGGAAGATCAGAATTTTCGTGTAATACAATCCGGGAATGAAGAAAACCGTTTATTGGAAACGTGGCGGGAGATGGAGAGAGAGTTAAAAGGGGATCAGAAGAGTGATACTTATGGTGCATTTTTCCCCCGTTTTGAGTCTGTCAGAAAGAATGTGAACAACTGGTTGAGTGAGGTGGAGCGGATACTTCCGAATTATGTTACGGAATTGAAGGAAATCGTGGAGCTGGATTTGCTGAATCATTTTGTCATGTATGTCGCTAAAAGACAACAGAATTATGAGTCAGAAGAGCAAGAGAGTGCCTACTACCAGCAGATCATGAAAAGTTTTCCTGAAAAGGATAGTCGATCATTGAAACAACCTTATGGCATGGAGTTGTTGAATAATTACTTTACTTATAAGCAGACATTCATTTTCCGCGATCGGGAGTATACTATGGAGGAACGTTTGGCAGAATTGAATGTTCCGGAATTGAAGGCTGAGTATATATTGGCAAAAATACCGACAACCGATTATCGTCGTTATTGCGAATATGAGCGTTATTATATGCCGTTATTGCCGGAAAGCTATCGGCAGCGTATGCGTCATTTACAAGAACGTCCGGTTTCAATTCTCCAGCCGGGAGAATTGGCTCCTAATCTGATGTATCCCGATACAAACGGGCAATTGCATTCTATGGCTGATTTCAAGGGCAAGTACAAGTACATCGATATTTGGGCCACGTGGTGTGTTCCCTGTAAAAAAGAAATTCCTTCTCTACAAAGTCTGGAAAAGGAACTTGAGGGGCAGGATATTGTATTTATCAGCATTTCTATTGATAAAAACCGGAAAGCTTGGAAAGATTTTGTTCGAGTGAGACAATTAGGTGGAACCCAGTTGTGGGCGGGTGATTGGACCGAATTACCTCATGAATTGAAATTAGGTTCTGTCCCACGGTTTATGCTGATAGATCCAGAGGGACGATGGGTGGATGTAAATGCGTCTCGTCCGTCTGATCCTAAATTAAAAGAAATATTGAAGAAATTACTGGGTAAATAA